CCCCCCTTGTGCTACACGCTGAATCCAGTACGGAAGCCGGTCTGTGTAATCAAATGCCCCAACTAAAAGTCCTGCTCTCATATGCAAAACTCGCCCTGGCCAATATTTTTCTGCTTCCTTCTCACATAACACTTTTAATCCTCCGTAATACTCGTAAGGAGATGCCTCCCCGTCCTCAATCGCTTTCAACTTCTCCCTAGGTGGAATAGACTGTAATTGATAGTCTTCCTTAATATGCAGTGGAATCCAATCTTTATAGGTAGACATGCTTGAAATAAATGTATAATGTTCGATATTTCCTCCAAGTATGGTGGCAATGTTACGAATTTGATGTGGTGCAAATCCACATGTATCCATCACAATATCCCAATTTCGATTCTTTAAAGCAGACACATCTCCATCTCTATCGCCAATTAGCTGTTCTACTTTAGGAAATATTTCTTTATTTGTACCGCGATTAAACAAAGTTACTTCATGTCCTCGTTTCAAAGCTTCTTCTACTAATGCTCTTCCTAAAAAGCGCGTACCTCCTAATATAAGCACCTTCATATCTTTCCCCCATTTCACAAACTAAAAAATTAGCATTCAATTTATATAACGATTTTCCTAGTTAAAAAGTTACGGGAGAATAACGAAATTATTTGTCGCTATTTATACTTTCTTTACAAATAAAACTCTACTCTCTCCATTCCCATCATAATTTGTATGTACAGATACACCATCAACCTCGCTATCACCTGCTTCAATTTCAAATCCAAATTCTTGATGAAATTGAATTGATTTTTTATTTACTAGAGAGGTTACTGCTTTAACGGTATGACGATTATTTGCACGAGCCACATCAAAAAAATAAGAATAGAGTGTAGAGGCTATCCCTTTTCTTCGATACTTTGGGTCCACTCCAATAAAATGAACGTACGCTTCATCGGGATGTGTTTGCGATAAGAATCCACATAAAAAACCTACTATCTCTCCATCCTCTTCCATAACAAAACTCGTTTCTTGAAAATGAATGAAGAATAGTTTTGGTAACATATCCGCCATATTCCGTCCACCCCACCATTCGTTAAGGACAGAATGGATGGCTGTATAATCTTCACTTTGTATATTCCTAACCCTCATTTTTTCCTCCTCATTCGTAGAAACTCAATATTCTCATAAAAGGCAACACCTTATAGTATTTGCTGCTTACTGTATCACTTCCTTCAAACTTTGACACAAAAATTTTTTTCATATAAAATATTCACAATAATCAAAAAATAAAATAAAAAGAGGTGAATTCATGCAACAACAAAGTTCCACTCAAAAAAGAGCATTAATAGCTAGTTTAATTGGCAGTTCTATCGAATGGTTTGATTTCTTTTTATACGGAACAGCTGCCGCGCTTGTATTTAACAAGTTGTTTTTTGTAAACGAGGACCCTCTTATCGCACTTATGCTTTCCTATCTTTCTTTTGGTATCCCGTTTTTCATTCGCCCTCTTGGAGGTATTATTTTCAGTCATATCGGTGACAAAATCGGCCGAAAAAAGACACTTGTTTTAACCTTATCGCTTATGGGAGGAGCGACAGTATGTATTGGCTTACTTCCTTCTTATGAGACGATCGGTCGGTATATTGGCTCCCATTCTTTTAATCTTACTGCGAATTATTCAAGGACTAGGAATTGGCGGTGAATGGGGTGGCGCTTTACTACTAGCAGTCGAATATGCACCAAAAGATAAAAAGGGATTTTTCGGCAGTATTCCGCAAACAGGTGTTACAATTGGAATGTTACTTGGAACTGCAGCAATCTCCTTTATGACAATGATTTCTGGTGATAACTTTGTGACGTGGGGATGGAGAGTTCCATTTATTCTGAGTGCCGTACTCGTATTCATAGGATTATGGATTCGAAATGGATTAGATGAAACACCTGATTTCAAAAAAGCGAAGGAAAGCGGAAATATTGCTAAACTGCCAATTGTCGATACGCTGCGCTATCATTGGAAGTCTGTTCTAAGCGCTACAGGTGCAAAGGTAGCGGAAACAGGTCCTTTCTATATTTTCTCAACATTCATTGTTTCTTACGGTACACTGCAACTCAAATTACCGCATACAACTGTTTTAAATGCTGTTACGATTGCTATGCTCATTACGACGATTATGATCCCGTTAATGGGAAAACTTTCAGATACAATTGGGAGAAAGAAAATGTACATATGGGGTACAGTTGCCATTCTTTTATATGCCTTCCCCTATTTCTTCCTATTAAATCAAGGAACCTCTTTTTCTATCATAATCGCAACTGTTATTGGTTTAGGTATTTTATGGGCACCTGTCACAGCTGTATTAGGTACATTATTCTCTGAAATTTTTTCTACTCAAGTTCGCTATACCGGTGTTACATTAGGTTATCAACTAGGCGCTGCACTTGCTGGCGGAACGGCACCAATGATTGCTGCTTATTTAATGAATGTGTATAACAATTCATGGATTCCAGTAGCGCTATATATTGTACTTACTTGCTGTATCTCTTTAATCGCAATTGCTGCCGTTTCAACGAAGCAAATGGCAGAAAATATACAAAATCAAGATATACAAGCTTAATCAATCGGGGGATTTCTAGCTCCCCCTTTTCTATTAAAAAGAAGGGTGATTAGAATGATTCATATTACAGAAGAAATGGTAAAAGAAATTTATAAAATGAAAGATTGCTTACAAGATGTAGAAAGGGCATTCCAATATTACATGAACAATGAAATTGCAACGCCGGTACGACTAAATATACAGCACTCTCAAGAAGAAGCAAACTCCCTTTATATGCCTTCTTATGTAGCTCCCATCGAATTTGCTTCTACGAAAATCGTTAGTGTCTTTCCCCAAAATACGCAAAAAGGGAAA
The window above is part of the Bacillus cytotoxicus NVH 391-98 genome. Proteins encoded here:
- a CDS encoding SDR family oxidoreductase; this encodes MKVLILGGTRFLGRALVEEALKRGHEVTLFNRGTNKEIFPKVEQLIGDRDGDVSALKNRNWDIVMDTCGFAPHQIRNIATILGGNIEHYTFISSMSTYKDWIPLHIKEDYQLQSIPPREKLKAIEDGEASPYEYYGGLKVLCEKEAEKYWPGRVLHMRAGLLVGAFDYTDRLPYWIQRVAQGGEVLVPEHSNRPVQLIDVKDVATWAFNMAEGRKVGTFNVTGPNNELTIGELLNTCKAVTNSDAEFVWVEEQFLLENKVQPWTEMPLWIPETFPLEGETEPWKGSFFISIEKAVNAGLSFRPIQNTISDVYQWEKSRKDTERKAGMAREKERELLKLWFQQEKMR
- a CDS encoding GNAT family N-acetyltransferase is translated as MRVRNIQSEDYTAIHSVLNEWWGGRNMADMLPKLFFIHFQETSFVMEEDGEIVGFLCGFLSQTHPDEAYVHFIGVDPKYRRKGIASTLYSYFFDVARANNRHTVKAVTSLVNKKSIQFHQEFGFEIEAGDSEVDGVSVHTNYDGNGESRVLFVKKV